The DNA sequence AAAATTCAACCTCAGCATTTGTGTCAAGTTTTAGGAACCCATATGGAAGGGCCGTTTTTAAATCCTATTAAAAAAGGTGCTCATAATGAAGATTACATGGTGAAGGCATCAAAAGATGTTCTGAATAATTATATTGCTGCATCAGATAATACTTTAATTATGATGACATACGCGCCTGAATTAACAGATTTTAGTTTTACAAATTACCTAACTTTTAATCAAATAATTCCAGCTGTTGCTCATTCCAACGCTACGTGCGAACAAATTCTAAAACATGCAGATCACGGACTAAAAACAGTCACACATTTATTCAATGGTTCAAGTGCCGTTGATCACCGTAACCCTGGAATTCCAGTGGCAGCATTTTTAAATGATGAAATTGATTGTGGATTAATTCCTGATGGTTTACATGTAGATAAAGAAGTAATTAAATTAATTTACAAGATAAAAACTGCAAATCACATTATGTTAGTAACCGATTGTACACCATCCACTGGTATGCCAGATGGTATTTATCAAATTGGAAGTCTAGATGTCGAATTAAAAGGTGAAAAGGCAGTTATTAAAGGGACTAATACTTTGGCAGCAAGTGCAATTTTATTTAACACTTGCTGCCAAAGAATGAAAAAATTTACAAATTGTTCATTTTCTGAAATTGCCCGTATGGCGAGTTATAACCAAGCTAAAAAATTTAATATACATAACAAGTATGGATCTATTGAACAAGGTAAAGTTGCCAATTTAACGATAACTGATGAAAATTTTAATGTTAAACATGTAATAGTTAATGGTATTCATTCATATAAAGGAGAAAAACATGATTAAAGTTTATATTTATAAAAATAAAAAAGAAGCTAGTATCTTTTGTAAAGATATTATTACAACGATAGTAAATAATAATCCAAGTGCTGTTATTGGTTTTGCCACTGGAAGCACGTTTGTTGATACTTATGCTAGCATTATTAATGACTTTAATAAAAATAAAACGGATTGAAGTAATGTTAAAACTTTTAATTTGGATGAATATTTAAATGCAAAAAAAGATTCACCATTTGGTTATCGCTATTTTATGGATGAACAATTATTTTCACATATTAATTTACAAGAAAAAAATATTCATTTTCCAAATTCAATTAATACATCTAGTGATGATTTAAAAAAATATGATGCACAAATATTTGATGCCCATTTAAATTTACAATTACTAGGTGTAGGAAGAAATGGACATATTGCATTTAATGAACCAGGGACAAGAATAGATTCAACTACGCATATTGTAGATTTAGCCAAATCAACGATCGAGGATAATGCTCGTTTATTTTTTAACGGAGATGAAGATTTAGTACCTAAAAAAGCTATTTCAATGGGAATAAGTAATATTATGTCAGCACAAAAAATCCTTTTAGCAGCATGAGGAGAATCAAAACAAGAAGCTATTAAAAAATTATTAGAAGTGGGGGAAATTACATCAAATTGCCCGGTTACTTTTTTAAAAAAACACAACGATGTTGTAGTTGTTTTAGATGAAATAGCATTTGAACTAATTAATGAAAATAATATTGATAATAAGTTAGTTGAAATTAATAAGAAATTTTAAGGTACAAGATAAAAAATATCTATAATGAGATTAGAGTTAATAAAAGGGGTATTAATGAAATCAATTTCAATTAAAAAGAATATTGCAAAACCTTTACCATCTAAAAATAATTCATCTGGTTCAAACCAATGGTTTAAAAAAGTTTTAAAAAGAGTTGAATCGTTAGGAAAAGCTTTATTATTCCCGATTGCTTCACTACCAATCGTTGCGTTATTTTTAAGAATTGGTGTTTGAATAGCATCATATGCAGGGGTTGATCCATCAGGTAACGCAGTTCATGATGCTGCATACTATATTGGAACACTTTTAAGTACACCAGCTAGTGTGGTGTTTGGTAATTTAGGAACTTTATTTGGTGTTGCTTTAGCTTTTGGTCTATCTAAAGATGGAAAAGGGGAAGCGGCATTGGCCGGTTTTGTTGGAATTTTGGCTTTTAATGCTTTAATCCAAACTGGCGACTTTTCTATTACTCAATTAATATATGGAACAGACATTCTTACTAAAGAATTTCCGACTATTAAATCAGCTTCGGTTTTAAATACTGGAGTGCTTGGGGGGATTGTAATAGGTTGTTGAACTGCGTTTTTATATAATCGTTATTCAGGTATTATTCTTCACCCATTCCTATCATTCTTTTCAGGAAGAAGATTTGTACCAATGCTTGTTTTTGTATCTACAATTTTATGAGCATTTTTCTTTTCATTATTTTGAATTTGAATCGCTAAAGCGTTTTACGAATTAGGAAATTGAATGTCATCAACAGCAACAGCTGGTGGATCTTCATCGCTTTTAATCGGTGTTGTTGCTGGATTGTATGGATTAATTAATCGAGCATTATTGCCATTCGGAATGCATAATGTTTTGAATGCCATTTTATGATTCCAAATTCCATTTAATTATAATGGTAAAACATATAATGGAGACATTAATGCTTTTGCTGCTGGTGTTCCTGGATCTGGAATGTTCCAAACAGGATTTTTCCCAGCGATGATGTTTGGTTTACCAGCTGCCGCTGCTGCGATGTTTATGTCAAGTGAAAAACCTCACCGTAAATTAGCTGGCGGGATTTTAATTTCAGCCGCAGGTGTTTCATTCTTGACTGGGGTTACTGAACCGATTGAATTTGCATTCTTGTATGTAGCGCCATTACTATATATTTTTCACGCTATCTTAACTGGTCTAACAGCTTTTATTATCGTAGCTTTAGATGTACATATTGGTTTTGGATTTAGTGCTGGTTTATTTGATTACATTATTTCGATTCCAAATTCAGTTAAATTAGATAATGGTAACTGATATTCAGGTCCTTGAATGCTATTTTTGATTGGTATACCAACAGCTGCTGCTTACTATTTCGTTTTCTCTTTTGCTATTAAAAAATGAAATTTATCAACAATCGGTAGAAATGATAACATTCCGGCAACACAAGGTACTATAACTGAAGATGTGAAAACAAAAGGTGGAGCAGAAATTTCAAAAGATGATCAAAAAGTTGCTCAATCTTTAAAAGTCATTATCGCTGGTCTTGGTGGTGAAGAAAATATTAAAAGTTTTACAAGTTGTGCTACAAGATTACGTGTTGACATTAAAGATTTCGCAAAAGTCAACCAAGCTACAATTAAAAAAGCACCTGGTGTGTTTGGAACTTCAAAAGTTGGAGATACAATCCAAGTAATTGTTGGTCCAACTGCATGAAAATATGAAGACGTTATGAAAAAGATGTTAGGATAATATCATGCCACTAATAGAAAAATATCTTAACAAAGGTGAATATTATTCATTTCATGAACACAAAGGAATTAATAGCAATTACTTTTGTAATGCTCGTGCTTTTGAGGAAATAGTGCGATACTCTCTAAAAAAAATAAATGATGTTGAACTAGTTCGCACATCAGCATCACATGGTGTTGAATGTAACATCACTAGCAATAAAGTATTTATTAGAATTCATTTACGCATTGCAAAGAATGTTTCTCTTCATGAAAAAACAATCGAAATCCAAAGACGTGTAAGTAACAAGATCTATGATATTCTAGAAATTAAGGTAAACTCAATTGACATTAAAATCCATGAATTCAAAAAATAATTTTACTAATTCAGTAAGTCGTGATGTTATTATTCACGTATTGTATCGTTTTTATTTATTAAACGTAAGTGTTGAAGAAACACTTCAATACGTTTCTGATACTTATCCAAATTTAGAAGATGATTGATTTTTTAAATTAAAACAAGCTCTTTATTCTAAACTAATGCTAGAAAGTATTATTGATAAATATTTAAATAACTGAACATTCGCTAGATTAGCTAGTATGGAGCAAGCGATTATGTTGTTTGGCGCTTACGAATTATCTTTTACCAACACTGATCCAAAGATTGTTATTAATGAAGCAATTAATTTGTCTAAAGTTTATGGTCATGATACAGCTTATCGAATGGTGAATGCTGTTTTAGATAAAATTAACAAAGACAAAATTGATCATCTTAAAAAAGAAGTGTAAGTAATTACACTTTTTTTAATTAAAAAAAGTAACTAATCAAAATAACAAATAATATAATAGACATATGAGTGAAAATATAACCGGAGTAAACAATAATACCATTTATACAGTTGAGGAATTTAACCTATGATTAAAAGAACAATTTAGTCGTGCTCCGCGATTGAGAAACGCTTCTATAAAAGGTGAAATTAGTAATTTTTCTGTTTCTAAAGAGTATGGTTATTTTTCTATTAAGGATGAAAAATCACAAATTCAAGCAAATTGTTTTAATCGTACACTAGTAAAGGAAATCGAACAAGTCGTTAAATCTGGAGCGGGAAACCAAGTAATTGTAACAGGTGAAGTTAGTATTTATGTTCCGCGCGGTTCTTATTCAATTAATGTAAAAAAAATTGATTACATAGGGAAAGGAAGTATTGAAGAACAACTAAAACAACTTCATGACAAACTAAAAAAGGAAGGGTTGTTTGACCCATTAAATAAATTAGCAATTCCAAAATTTCCCTCAAAAATTGGAATTATTACAGCCATCCAAGGCGCTGCATTACGTGATATGTGAAATACAATTAAAAGAAGATATACCTTGGTAGACGTTTACTTGTTTCCATCGCTTGTTCAAGGTGATGGAGCAAAAAACTCGATTGTTCAAAGAATAAAACAAGCAGATAGTTTTGAATTAGATGTGATTATTCTTGCACGTGGGGGAGGATCGAAAGAAGATTTGTGATCCTTTAACGAAGAGGAAGTTGTTAGAGCTGTTGCTAAGTGTAGAACACCTATCATAACTGGTGTTGGACATGAAATCGATACAACGCTTGTTGATTACGCTTCTGACTACCGTGCCGAAACTCCAACTGCGGCTGCTGAAAAAGCAACACCAGATTCATTGAATTTATTACAAGAACTTAAAACGTATAATCGAAATTTATACAATCACATCATTAAAATATATGATGTATCAAAAAAGAATTTAGCTTTAATTCAATCAAATAAACATCGCGGAATTGAAAATATTGTTTATGCAAAAAACATAATGTTTCAAGAAATAACTAAAGATTTTAGTGATTTACGAAAAAATTTTATTTTAAGCCAAAGCAATTTTTTAACTAAGAATCGAACTAATATGACTAATTACATTGGAAATTTAGTAAGAAGTAAAAAGCAATTTTTATTAAATAGTAACGAAATGAAATTATTTGCTTTTGAAAGATATTTATTACTAAAAAACCGGGAATCAAAATCATTATTTGAGAAACTTGAAAATTTGGGTCCAAAAAATATCCTAAAACGAGGATATAGTATTGTAAAAATTGATAACAAGATCATTAATAATTCATCAAACACTAAAATTGGTGACAAAATAAATATTACAATGTATCAAGGAATAGTTGAAGCTGATGTAATAAAAATAGGAGACAGAAATGAAATATAACATAATTGACATTAATAAATTAACATACGAAAAAGCTATTAAACGTTTAGAAGAAATAACAAAATACTTGAGTAACGAAGGAACTGAACTTGAGAAGGCTTTAGATTTGTACAAAGAAGGATTGGAATTATCTCATTATTGCGAAACAAAATTAACAAGCGTAGAAAAAGAATTAAAAAAAGTAAAACTTGTTGATGAACAAGGTAATTTTGAAGATTTTGACGTTTTATAAAATATGAAAAATATTAAATCATATTTTAGTTATCACCATACAAGACATGAAATTCTTGAGAAAGAAGATTTTTGAGCACGCAGAGAATGTTTAAGGTATATACATAAGAGTCGATATAACTATAAAAAATTAAGTGAAATTGTTGAAGAAATTTTTGGAGTAAAGATAAAACACGACAAAGTAATTCTTAATTTAGTAATAATCTTGAATTATCAAAAAATTAAAAAAAACGACAAATTAACAATCGAATCTAAAATAACTTTTTTTGACGAAACTATTAATGAATTAATTGATTCTAATTTAAGCAATAAAATTCATACATTAGCCAATTTTTTTGTAAATGAAGTTGACAAAAAAAATTTTACTCACGAACAAAAGGAAATATGTTTTTATATGTTTTTATATGTCTTTTTTTATTCAGATTATATCTTTAATAAAATTTATAAAAATTCAATCTTCTTTAAAAAAGAAAACGGAGGGCAAGGTTTTTATTTGCTAAATTGTTCTAATACTAAATATATTGAATTACTACAAAATTTCGAACCACCTAAGTTCAATAATTATGTAAAAACAATTAACGGATTATTTGAATATTTTATATAACTATGAAAAAAATACCACTAAAGAGAGTAGATGAACTACTTTTAGAAAAAAAATTAATTAAAGAAATTAAGGAAGCAGAAGCCTTAATTTTAGCTGGGAAAGTTCACACCGATAGTTTTAAAATTACTTTTCCTTCTGAAAAAATTAAAATTACTGAAAATCTATACGTTAAAACTAAATTAAAATCTTTTGTTTCTCGCGGTGGAGAAAAATTACAAAAAGCATTAGAACAATTTGAAATTGATTTAAACGACTTAGTTTGCTTGGATGTCGGATCGTCAACTGGCGGTTTTACTGATTGCATGTTGCAAAATGGAGCTAAGAAGGTTTATTCTGTTGATTCAGGAACTAATCAATTAGATTTATCTTTACGTAATAATTCAAAAGTTATAGTAATGGAGCAATATAATTTTAAGTTAGCTAATGCAAAAGATTTTCCTGAATTAATGGATTTTATTGCAATAGACGTTAGTTTTATTTCGTTAAAAAATATTTTTCCAAATACTAATTTATTAATAAAACAAAATGGAAGTATCGTTGCACTTGTTAAACCTCAATTTGAAGCTCCAAGTAAACTAGTGGATGGGGGATATGTTGATCAAAAATATCATGAGGAAATTTTAATTAATATTAAAAAATATGCTTTAGAAAATAATTTGAAAGTCATAAATGTAATAGAATCCCCTATTTTAGGTCAAAAGAAAAAAAATATTGAGTATTTATTTTTTATCAAAAAAGTAATGGTTAAATAAATTAGATATGAGTTTAAATAGAGTCATTATTCACATCGATGTTAATTCTTTTTTTGCATCAGTTGAAAAAGCAAATAATCCAAAATTAAGAAATAAACCTATTATTGTTGGTGGACATCCGGAATTTCCAACTAAAGGTGTTGTAGGAGCGTGCTGTTATGAAGCCAAAAAATTTGGTATCAAAGCAGCAACGCCTATGTTTCAAGCTACAAAATTATGCCCACACGCAGTTATTATTTGCCCAAATCATCATGAATATAGCACTACAGCTATTAAGTTCTTCAATTATTTAAGGAAAAATTACACTGAAGCATTAGAGGTTTTTTCGATTGATGAGTGCTATCTTGACGTTACTAATATTTGAAAAAAATATGGTTCTGTTCAAACTCTTGCCTATGATATTCAAAAAAATGTTTTAAGAGATTTATGTTTGCCATGCAGCATTGGCGTCTCTTTTAATCGTTATATTGCAAAAATAGCAAGTGATATTAAAAAACCATTAGGAATAACAATGATTAAAGATGAAAATGATATTAAAAAAATTATTTATCCACTTTCAGCCGGAGCTATTATTGGTGTTGGTAAAAAAACTCAAGAATTAATAGATTATGCACAAATTAAATCGATTGAAGAACTTTTTAATAAAAAGAGACATATATCTGATAATATCTTGGGGAAAAAAAGAATGAAAGAACTAGAATTCGAATTAAGTTCGAAGTGTTATGTTGGGATATCGCTTAAAAATAATTTTCCTAAATCGATTAGCCGTTCAAGTACATTAAATAAACGTTATACGAATGATGAAATTATTAATCACCTTCAGGAGATGGCAATTGACGTTTTTAATCGCTCACAGAAAAATTTGCTTTTAGGAAGAACTGTCCACGTCAAAATACGCAATCGACATTTCTATGATAAAAGTAAACAGAAAACATTTTCTAAAAATATTCAAACATTTGATGAATTTTGAAAGATCGTTTTTTCTCTAACTAAAGAATGAATTGAAAAAGACGGTATTGATATTAGATTAATTGGGTGTACTTTGTGTAATTTAACATTTTGTTATCGAAATAATGAATATTTAACTGAAAATGCATCAAATACTAAAGTTATACAAATTAACGAAACCATTAATAAATTAAACAATAAATTTAAAAATGAACCGTTTTTTAATGGTTTAGAGTACATGGCGCTTAAAAATATTCGTTGAATTTAAAATATCAATTTAATATCTAATTTATTCAATAGTGTTAAATTAAATAATCATATTTGTATTTTTATATAATTCTATTAGATGTGAAATATAGGGAATAAAAAACATGCAAATTAAGAAAATTAATTTAAATAAAAAATCAAAAGCCTTGATTTCTTTAGGGACGGCAGTAACTTTATTAGCCGGTCTTGGAGTTACATTAGGTGAGACGTTAACTCACAAAAACAACACAGTAACATATAGCAATAACACAAACATAGAAACATATAGCAAAGTTAATTTAGCTGAAACAAATTTAGGACCATCAACACCAGAACCATCAACATCATTTGTTCTACCAAATGTTAATGATGTAAAAAATTGATATAACAATCTATACCAAATTTACGCTGGTAAATCTGGTTTTAACTATAATTTGATTAGAACGATTTTTCAATGACAAAAAATCTCAGATTTATCAGATAATAAAGAATTTGATTTAACATCAATGCATTTACCAAACGGATTTACACCAGTTGCTGTCGCACAAATTTGAGTTTTTGTGCCAAACAAAGTACAAACTCAAACTCACTTTCTAGCGATTGATGAAAACTATAATATTTTAGATTTAGCTAAGCAAGAACTTTATGGGGCACATCAATTTCATTGAGTTGCTGGAGTAAAAGGTGTTTCACAATATACTGATCCACTAAACCTTTTCCAAAAACCAATTTCTTGAATTGTGCCTCACACAAGCGAACTAACACCAGCTTGAAGTACACTAGCTCCGTCTAATTTACCAAAAACGGAATATGTAAAAGAATGATATAACAATTTATATAAAGCATTCATGGGGAGATACAATTTCAATTTTAACGTGATGGAATCAATTAGTAGATGACAAAGCATTTCAGACTTTTCAAACAATAAACAATTTGATTTATCATCAATGAAATTACCAGAAGGTTTTACACCAATTGCTTTAGCTAAAGCAACAGTTTTTCAACCAAAACAAATGAAAATTCAAACACATTATCTTGCCATTGACGCAAAATTCAACATTGTTGATTTATCTAAACAAACACTTTACGGTAACGATTCATATCATTTTGTTGCTGGACTAAAAAATAGTTCACAATTCACTGACATATTTATTAATTATTACCAAAAGCATTAATTATTAATTTTACAAAATAAGCATTAATTATTAATTTTACAAAATTAGATAGAAAAGAAAACACATTATGTTAATTCAAAAAAATACTAAAAGTAAAAAGGCAAAAATTCTTGTTTCTTTAGGTGGAGTGATTGTTCTATTAACAGGTCTTGGAGTTGCGTTAGGCGAAACATTAACGCATAAAAATACAGGAATTAGTTATGTTGCTCCTTCAAAATATAATTTACCAACAAATCAAGAAACAGTTGACTGATATAATTATTTATCACCATCAACTAACTCAAACTTAAAGGATTTCCAAGGTTTACAAACTACTGGAGTTAGAAATATACCAGGTATTAACGGTTGAACAAAAATTTCTAGTTTAACTGATCCTAATTTAGTTAATGCTTTTAATAATAAAAACTGTAATTATCCAGCAGGGTTTAAAGCGGTTTACGCTATCGCGCTTTGAGTTCCAAATCAAGACCACGGTGTCTGATCACATGTTCTTGTAATGGATGACAAAAACAATATTCTTGATTGTGTACAAGACTTCCGAGTTAATCCAGGAGTGCTTGCTGTTAGAGAAGGTTTTTCAAATTGAACAACTAATGCAATTCAATTTGATGGAACAACAACTAATTATTAATTATAATTCTTTGTAATGAAAAGAACCCAATTGGGTTCTTTTTTTATTTAGCTTTATATTTTCATTAAGATACAACTACATTGTAGAACAAATTAAGTTTATAAGTATAAGGTGTGATGTCGGATGGAATTGCAGATTATAATTAAAATCAATCAACTCTTTGTTCTTTATTACAAAATTTAGTACCAAAATTAACATATAGTGCGGATTCTAATATAAGAATAAGAGCATCATCTAATGATGATCCAAAATCTTCTTCAACATTATTTTTATCAGCTGATAAGAAAAAAAGGTGAGTGTAGTTACAACGGTTGATTTATTGTTAAATTCTTCTATACGAAAACGCTAAATATTTTCATGATCTTCATTTCAAGAGATCATTATTTAATAATAGATGAAAAGTATAATGTTATGGATTTAGTAAATAAATTGAAATAGTCAAAACGGAAAAAAAGATGAATCATTATCAAACTGGAATGATAGCTATTTCTGATTTTATTTATCTAAAAAAATTTTTAAATCGCCAATTTATTTTTTAAAATTGTAACGGAAAAAAGAATCCGTGAGAGTTCTTTTTTTATCAAAATTATCTTTTTTGGCAAAAAATATGTATAATGCTAAAGGTTTCGTTGAAAATAGCGAAATTAAATAAAAAGAAAAGGATTTAAAATGAAAACAAAAAAATTAAATTTAAATAAAAAATCAAAAATTATAGTTTCTTTAGGAGCAGTAGTAGTATTACTTGCTGGTCTTGGAGTTACGTTAGGTGAAACATTAACACATAAAAATACAGGAATTACTTACACTTCTTTAGAAGGTAATATTACTCCTTCAAAATATAATTTACCAACAGATCAAGAAACAGTTGACTGATATAATCATTTATCATCATCAACTAACCCAAACTTAAAGGATTTCCAAGGTTTACAAACTACTGAAGTTGTAAATATACCAGGTGTTAATGGTTGAACAAAAATTTCTAGTTTAACTGATCCTAATTTAGTTAATGCTTTTAATAATAAAAACTGTAACTATCCAGTAGGGTTTAAAGCGGTTTATACTATCGCGATTTCAGTTCCAAATCAAGATCACGGTGTTTGATCACATTTTCTTGTAATGGATGACAAAAACAATATTCTTGATTGCGTACAGGACTTCCGCTATAATCCAGGAGTGCTTGCCGTTAGAGCAGGTTATTCAGATTGAACAACTAATGCAATTCAATTTGATGGAACAACAAAGTAATTATAATTATTTGTTATGAAAAGAACCTGATTGGGTTCTTTTTTATTTAGTTTTATATCTTCATTAAGATATGGTAGATTTAGTTCATCAAGATGATAAAATTGAGAATGGTCACTAATAAGTTATGCGTTAAGTTATTTTAATTGCTGTACAAAAAAATAATTAACATAGGATAATTATTGATAAAAAAATAAAACATAAAATTTTGTATAAAAATTTTTTTTGGTATAATTACTAAGAAGTTTTGAAAAATAAGCTTCTCAGAACAAAATTAATAATATACAAATTTTGTTTAATTTCCTTATATATTTAAATCATCACGCCCCCTTTGTGATGATTTTTTATTTTAAATATTTATTTAAAATAAAAAATTGTCTTATATTATTTTTTTTCACAATCTAATATGAAAATATAAATAGGTAAAAAAACAATAAATATAAATTAAAAGGAAAATTAAATGGCAATTACGAAATACACCATAAATAAAAATTCAAAAATTTCTCTAGCGGTTCTTGGGATAGCTGTATTATTAACAGGAATTGGAATTACAATTGGCTTAGTTGTAAGTCAATCTAAAACAACAACTGGAATGACATTAATGGGTAATAAGGCAGTGCA is a window from the Mycoplasma sp. (ex Biomphalaria glabrata) genome containing:
- a CDS encoding glucosamine-6-phosphate deaminase, which encodes MIKVYIYKNKKEASIFCKDIITTIVNNNPSAVIGFATGSTFVDTYASIINDFNKNKTDWSNVKTFNLDEYLNAKKDSPFGYRYFMDEQLFSHINLQEKNIHFPNSINTSSDDLKKYDAQIFDAHLNLQLLGVGRNGHIAFNEPGTRIDSTTHIVDLAKSTIEDNARLFFNGDEDLVPKKAISMGISNIMSAQKILLAAWGESKQEAIKKLLEVGEITSNCPVTFLKKHNDVVVVLDEIAFELINENNIDNKLVEINKKF
- a CDS encoding PTS transporter subunit EIIC, which encodes MKSISIKKNIAKPLPSKNNSSGSNQWFKKVLKRVESLGKALLFPIASLPIVALFLRIGVWIASYAGVDPSGNAVHDAAYYIGTLLSTPASVVFGNLGTLFGVALAFGLSKDGKGEAALAGFVGILAFNALIQTGDFSITQLIYGTDILTKEFPTIKSASVLNTGVLGGIVIGCWTAFLYNRYSGIILHPFLSFFSGRRFVPMLVFVSTILWAFFFSLFWIWIAKAFYELGNWMSSTATAGGSSSLLIGVVAGLYGLINRALLPFGMHNVLNAILWFQIPFNYNGKTYNGDINAFAAGVPGSGMFQTGFFPAMMFGLPAAAAAMFMSSEKPHRKLAGGILISAAGVSFLTGVTEPIEFAFLYVAPLLYIFHAILTGLTAFIIVALDVHIGFGFSAGLFDYIISIPNSVKLDNGNWYSGPWMLFLIGIPTAAAYYFVFSFAIKKWNLSTIGRNDNIPATQGTITEDVKTKGGAEISKDDQKVAQSLKVIIAGLGGEENIKSFTSCATRLRVDIKDFAKVNQATIKKAPGVFGTSKVGDTIQVIVGPTAWKYEDVMKKMLG
- the nusB gene encoding transcription antitermination factor NusB gives rise to the protein MNSKNNFTNSVSRDVIIHVLYRFYLLNVSVEETLQYVSDTYPNLEDDWFFKLKQALYSKLMLESIIDKYLNNWTFARLASMEQAIMLFGAYELSFTNTDPKIVINEAINLSKVYGHDTAYRMVNAVLDKINKDKIDHLKKEV
- the xseA gene encoding exodeoxyribonuclease VII large subunit, translated to MSENITGVNNNTIYTVEEFNLWLKEQFSRAPRLRNASIKGEISNFSVSKEYGYFSIKDEKSQIQANCFNRTLVKEIEQVVKSGAGNQVIVTGEVSIYVPRGSYSINVKKIDYIGKGSIEEQLKQLHDKLKKEGLFDPLNKLAIPKFPSKIGIITAIQGAALRDMWNTIKRRYTLVDVYLFPSLVQGDGAKNSIVQRIKQADSFELDVIILARGGGSKEDLWSFNEEEVVRAVAKCRTPIITGVGHEIDTTLVDYASDYRAETPTAAAEKATPDSLNLLQELKTYNRNLYNHIIKIYDVSKKNLALIQSNKHRGIENIVYAKNIMFQEITKDFSDLRKNFILSQSNFLTKNRTNMTNYIGNLVRSKKQFLLNSNEMKLFAFERYLLLKNRESKSLFEKLENLGPKNILKRGYSIVKIDNKIINNSSNTKIGDKINITMYQGIVEADVIKIGDRNEI
- the xseB gene encoding exodeoxyribonuclease VII small subunit, producing MKYNIIDINKLTYEKAIKRLEEITKYLSNEGTELEKALDLYKEGLELSHYCETKLTSVEKELKKVKLVDEQGNFEDFDVL
- a CDS encoding TlyA family RNA methyltransferase, with amino-acid sequence MKKIPLKRVDELLLEKKLIKEIKEAEALILAGKVHTDSFKITFPSEKIKITENLYVKTKLKSFVSRGGEKLQKALEQFEIDLNDLVCLDVGSSTGGFTDCMLQNGAKKVYSVDSGTNQLDLSLRNNSKVIVMEQYNFKLANAKDFPELMDFIAIDVSFISLKNIFPNTNLLIKQNGSIVALVKPQFEAPSKLVDGGYVDQKYHEEILINIKKYALENNLKVINVIESPILGQKKKNIEYLFFIKKVMVK
- a CDS encoding Y-family DNA polymerase codes for the protein MSLNRVIIHIDVNSFFASVEKANNPKLRNKPIIVGGHPEFPTKGVVGACCYEAKKFGIKAATPMFQATKLCPHAVIICPNHHEYSTTAIKFFNYLRKNYTEALEVFSIDECYLDVTNIWKKYGSVQTLAYDIQKNVLRDLCLPCSIGVSFNRYIAKIASDIKKPLGITMIKDENDIKKIIYPLSAGAIIGVGKKTQELIDYAQIKSIEELFNKKRHISDNILGKKRMKELEFELSSKCYVGISLKNNFPKSISRSSTLNKRYTNDEIINHLQEMAIDVFNRSQKNLLLGRTVHVKIRNRHFYDKSKQKTFSKNIQTFDEFWKIVFSLTKEWIEKDGIDIRLIGCTLCNLTFCYRNNEYLTENASNTKVIQINETINKLNNKFKNEPFFNGLEYMALKNIRWI